A single region of the Opitutus sp. genome encodes:
- a CDS encoding urease accessory protein UreF, which produces MIETYNPRWLVGLLQAGDSYYPTGAYAHSFGLEGLVQAGLVRDRTTLRDFVFLSVLPALRQAELPLAAHAYAALDPVSPDWARVGELCGLAHALKSAREARLATENIGRQRAELTASLHAHPLATGYLSRAAAHGWPFATPVSAALEGRVLGAPLEAVLAGCVYAAIAGVMAAAVKLLRIGQNGSQSLLTEALAQAPELIAAAQAVPLDEIGWFNPWLDIAAARHETADSRMFIS; this is translated from the coding sequence ATGATTGAAACTTATAACCCCCGTTGGCTCGTGGGCCTGTTGCAGGCCGGAGACTCGTATTACCCGACGGGCGCCTATGCCCATTCCTTTGGGTTAGAGGGCCTCGTTCAGGCGGGGCTGGTGCGCGACCGCACCACGCTGCGCGACTTCGTCTTTCTCTCCGTATTGCCCGCCCTGCGCCAAGCCGAATTGCCTCTTGCCGCCCACGCCTATGCCGCGCTCGACCCCGTCTCCCCGGATTGGGCCCGTGTCGGCGAACTCTGCGGGCTGGCCCACGCGCTCAAGAGTGCCCGCGAGGCCCGCCTCGCCACCGAGAATATCGGCCGCCAGCGCGCCGAGCTCACCGCCTCGCTCCATGCGCACCCTCTGGCGACCGGCTACCTGTCCCGCGCCGCCGCGCACGGCTGGCCCTTCGCTACGCCGGTTTCGGCCGCGCTGGAGGGGCGCGTTTTGGGCGCCCCACTTGAAGCCGTGCTGGCTGGCTGTGTGTATGCGGCCATCGCCGGAGTGATGGCCGCCGCCGTGAAGCTGCTGCGCATCGGCCAAAACGGCAGCCAATCGCTCCTCACCGAAGCCCTTGCCCAGGCCCCCGAGCTCATCGCCGCCGCGCAAGCCGTGCCGCTCGACGAAATCGGTTGGTTTAACCCGTGGCTCGACATCGCCGCCGCCCGCCACGAAACCGCCGATAGCCGAATGTTTATCTCGTGA
- a CDS encoding GxxExxY protein, whose product MKTINELCDVVRQTAYAVHVYHGHGHLEKVYENALVNRLRKAGYAVQQQHPIQVLDEDGTVIGEYLADLLIEGCLIIELKAVKTVAEEHVAQLLGYLKSTRTEHGLLINFGSYKFQIKKYALSQLPRFPVSSFCGLIPFFALLAIFRG is encoded by the coding sequence ATGAAAACGATCAATGAATTGTGCGATGTAGTCAGGCAAACCGCTTACGCTGTTCATGTTTACCATGGACATGGGCACCTCGAAAAAGTCTACGAAAACGCCTTGGTGAATCGGCTGCGTAAAGCTGGCTATGCCGTACAGCAACAGCACCCGATCCAAGTCCTTGACGAGGACGGAACAGTGATCGGTGAGTATTTAGCCGACCTCCTGATTGAGGGATGCCTGATCATCGAGCTTAAGGCCGTTAAAACCGTGGCCGAGGAGCATGTGGCCCAGTTGCTCGGATACCTCAAATCCACCCGAACCGAGCACGGACTGCTTATTAATTTCGGTTCCTATAAGTTTCAGATCAAGAAATACGCCCTCAGCCAGCTTCCTCGATTCCCGGTTTCGTCCTTCTGCGGCTTGATTCCGTTCTTTGCGCTCCTTGCGATCTTTCGCGGCTAA
- a CDS encoding urease accessory protein UreE: MTLIHSAFSAPDLALPTILLRVERRTLAKRLWRGVAADGTEFGFELAAPLTTGATFYQTATHRYVIDQAREPVLEVQLANLPPSAAAGIGWAVGNLHLEFSSEATRLLTPDEPAARQLFARIQVEYTATTSVFRAGRFKRSQPNPALDDLGPSHKH; this comes from the coding sequence ATGACACTCATTCACTCCGCTTTCTCGGCCCCCGACCTCGCGCTTCCCACCATCCTGTTGCGCGTCGAACGCCGCACCTTGGCCAAGCGGCTTTGGCGCGGTGTCGCGGCCGACGGCACGGAGTTCGGGTTTGAGCTGGCCGCACCGCTAACCACCGGCGCGACCTTTTACCAGACCGCCACGCACCGTTACGTCATCGATCAGGCGCGCGAGCCCGTGCTCGAAGTTCAGCTGGCCAACCTGCCGCCTTCCGCCGCCGCCGGTATTGGCTGGGCGGTGGGGAATTTGCACCTCGAGTTTTCCTCTGAAGCGACTCGGCTGCTCACGCCCGACGAACCGGCCGCCCGCCAGTTGTTCGCGCGCATTCAGGTCGAATACACCGCCACCACCTCGGTTTTCCGCGCCGGCCGGTTCAAACGCAGCCAACCCAACCCCGCTCTCGATGACCTCGGCCCCAGCCACAAGCACTGA
- the ureC gene encoding urease subunit alpha produces MSLKLTRRQYAEMFGPTVGDQVRLADTELFVQVERDLIAEGGGYGNEIKFGGGKVIRDGMGQSSTATDAESLDLVITNALILDAQLGVIKADIGIKHGLIVGIGHAGNPGIQRGLGSVYPDPKTGQKNPMIVGAGTEVLAGEGCIITAGGIDTHIHFICPQQIDEAISSGITTMIGGGTGPAHGTLATTCTPGRWNLHRMLEAAESYPMNLGFLGKGNCGTAQPLRDQVLAGAIGLKLHEDWGTTPAAIDTCLGVAEEFDVQVAIHTDTLNEAGFVEDTLAAFKGRAIHTYHSEGAGGGHAPDIIRVCGEANVLPSSTNPTRPFTVNTIDEHLDMLMVCHHLDPKIPEDVSFAESRIRPETIAAEDRLHDLGAISMMSSDSQAMGRIGEVICRTWQTAHKMKLQFGPLKHPSHPAADNFRVLRYLAKYTINPALTHGMGHIIGSVAVGKLADLVLFKPALFGVKPELILKGGFIAWANMGDPNASIPTPQPMFYRPMFGATARGVASTSLTFVSEAGLRDGGLLNLGLKRRLEAVKSCRSVRKTDMVLNDAMPKIVVDPETYHVTADGEHLTCEPAKVLPLAQRYFLF; encoded by the coding sequence ATGTCGCTCAAACTCACCCGCCGCCAATACGCCGAGATGTTTGGTCCCACCGTCGGCGACCAGGTCCGCCTCGCCGACACCGAGCTGTTTGTCCAAGTCGAACGCGACCTCATCGCCGAGGGCGGCGGTTACGGTAACGAGATCAAATTCGGCGGCGGCAAGGTCATCCGCGACGGTATGGGCCAGTCGTCCACCGCCACCGACGCCGAGTCGCTCGACCTGGTCATCACCAACGCCCTCATCCTCGACGCGCAGCTCGGCGTGATCAAAGCCGACATCGGCATCAAACACGGGCTGATCGTGGGCATTGGCCACGCCGGCAACCCCGGCATTCAGCGCGGACTCGGTTCGGTTTACCCTGATCCGAAGACCGGCCAGAAAAACCCCATGATCGTTGGCGCCGGCACCGAGGTGCTGGCGGGCGAGGGCTGCATCATCACCGCCGGCGGCATCGACACCCACATTCACTTCATCTGCCCGCAGCAGATCGACGAAGCCATCAGCTCCGGCATCACCACGATGATCGGCGGCGGCACCGGACCGGCGCACGGCACACTCGCCACCACCTGCACGCCCGGCCGCTGGAATCTCCACCGCATGCTGGAGGCGGCCGAATCCTACCCGATGAATTTGGGCTTCCTCGGCAAGGGTAACTGCGGCACCGCCCAGCCGTTGCGCGACCAGGTTTTGGCCGGTGCGATCGGTTTAAAACTCCACGAAGACTGGGGCACCACGCCCGCCGCGATCGACACCTGCCTCGGTGTGGCCGAGGAGTTCGACGTCCAGGTCGCCATCCACACCGACACCCTCAACGAAGCCGGTTTCGTCGAAGACACGCTCGCAGCGTTCAAGGGCCGCGCGATTCACACCTACCACTCCGAAGGTGCAGGCGGAGGCCACGCGCCCGACATCATCCGCGTCTGCGGCGAGGCCAACGTGCTGCCGTCGTCCACCAACCCGACGCGGCCCTTCACGGTGAACACCATCGACGAGCACCTCGACATGCTCATGGTTTGCCACCACCTCGACCCGAAGATCCCCGAGGACGTGTCGTTCGCCGAGTCGCGTATCCGCCCGGAGACGATCGCCGCCGAAGACCGCCTGCACGACCTGGGCGCGATCTCGATGATGTCGTCGGACTCGCAGGCGATGGGTCGCATCGGCGAAGTCATCTGCCGCACCTGGCAGACTGCGCACAAGATGAAGCTCCAGTTTGGCCCGCTGAAACACCCTTCGCATCCGGCGGCGGACAACTTCCGCGTGCTGCGTTACCTGGCCAAGTACACGATCAACCCGGCGCTGACGCACGGCATGGGCCACATCATCGGCTCGGTAGCGGTGGGCAAACTCGCCGACTTGGTGCTGTTCAAGCCAGCGCTGTTTGGCGTGAAGCCGGAGCTGATTCTCAAAGGCGGATTCATTGCCTGGGCGAACATGGGCGACCCCAATGCCTCGATCCCCACGCCCCAGCCGATGTTTTATCGGCCGATGTTTGGCGCGACCGCCCGCGGTGTGGCGTCAACCAGCCTCACGTTTGTATCGGAGGCGGGGCTACGCGACGGCGGGCTGTTGAACCTCGGCTTGAAGCGGCGTCTGGAGGCGGTGAAAAGCTGCCGCAGCGTGCGCAAGACCGACATGGTTTTGAACGACGCGATGCCGAAGATCGTGGTCGATCCCGAGACCTACCACGTCACCGCCGACGGCGAGCACCTCACCTGCGAACCGGCCAAAGTGCTGCCGTTGGCTCAGCGGTATTTCCTGTTTTGA
- a CDS encoding urease subunit beta — MIPGEIIPAADAPALDANLELETKIIEVANTGDRPIQVGSHYHFYESNAALCFPREAARGFRLNIPAGTAVRFEAGDTKQVELVALTGLREVWGLNAKINGKL, encoded by the coding sequence ATGATCCCCGGTGAAATCATCCCTGCGGCCGACGCGCCCGCGCTCGACGCCAATCTCGAGCTCGAAACCAAGATCATCGAAGTGGCCAACACCGGTGACCGCCCGATTCAGGTCGGCTCGCATTATCATTTTTATGAGTCGAACGCCGCGCTGTGTTTCCCCCGTGAAGCGGCGCGCGGTTTCCGCCTCAACATCCCCGCCGGCACGGCGGTGCGCTTCGAGGCCGGCGACACCAAACAGGTTGAGCTGGTGGCTCTCACCGGCCTGCGCGAAGTCTGGGGCCTCAACGCCAAGATCAACGGAAAACTCTGA
- a CDS encoding urease subunit gamma, whose amino-acid sequence MHLTPREREKLLIVTAADLSRRRQARGLKLNYPEAIAIISYEIMEGARDGKTVAELMSFGTTILKASDVMEGVPAMIHDVQVEATFPDGTKLVTVHNPIR is encoded by the coding sequence ATGCACCTCACTCCCCGCGAACGAGAAAAGCTCCTGATCGTCACCGCCGCCGACCTTTCCCGCCGACGTCAGGCGCGCGGATTGAAGCTCAATTACCCCGAGGCCATCGCCATCATTTCCTACGAGATCATGGAGGGTGCTCGTGACGGCAAAACCGTCGCCGAGCTGATGAGTTTCGGCACCACCATCCTCAAGGCCAGCGACGTGATGGAGGGTGTGCCTGCGATGATCCACGACGTGCAGGTCGAGGCGACGTTCCCCGATGGCACCAAACTCGTCACCGTCCACAACCCCATCCGCTAA
- a CDS encoding ABC transporter ATP-binding protein — translation MSEPLLQLSSVETDIGGSRILRGVNLEVRAGELVALMGRNGVGKTTTLRSITGLRPIRAGSITLDGQRIDKLPIDARARAGIGYVPQGRDIFPHLTIEENLRVGLVVHGRKGAEAREALDRVFALFPVLKDMLGRKGGVLSGGQQQQLAIGRALLTKPKLLILDEPTEGIQPSIIDQIGDTLKKLKVEGLNHNYAEEVQHAIATLKAEGNLAILLVEQYVDFCREIADRFYAMDRGVVTISGPIASLTDDVVKKHLQV, via the coding sequence ATGTCTGAACCGCTTCTTCAACTTTCTAGCGTCGAGACCGACATCGGCGGTTCGCGTATCCTGCGCGGTGTGAACCTCGAAGTGCGTGCCGGCGAGCTCGTCGCGCTCATGGGCCGCAACGGCGTGGGTAAAACCACCACGTTGCGCTCCATCACTGGCCTGCGCCCGATCCGCGCCGGCTCGATCACCCTCGACGGCCAGCGCATCGACAAACTGCCGATCGACGCCCGCGCCCGCGCCGGCATCGGCTACGTCCCGCAAGGGCGTGATATTTTCCCGCACCTCACCATCGAGGAAAACTTGCGCGTCGGTCTGGTGGTGCACGGCCGTAAAGGTGCCGAGGCCCGCGAGGCGCTGGACCGGGTTTTTGCGCTTTTCCCCGTACTCAAGGACATGCTGGGCCGCAAGGGCGGCGTGCTTTCTGGCGGTCAGCAGCAGCAGCTCGCCATCGGCCGCGCGCTTTTGACCAAGCCCAAGCTGCTCATCCTCGACGAGCCTACCGAGGGCATCCAGCCGTCGATCATCGACCAGATCGGCGACACCCTCAAAAAGCTCAAGGTCGAGGGGCTCAACCACAACTACGCCGAGGAGGTGCAGCACGCCATCGCCACGCTCAAGGCCGAGGGCAACCTCGCGATCCTCCTGGTGGAGCAGTACGTCGATTTCTGCCGCGAGATCGCCGACCGCTTTTACGCCATGGACCGCGGCGTCGTCACCATCTCCGGCCCCATCGCCTCGCTCACCGACGACGTCGTTAAAAAACACCTCCAAGTCTGA
- the urtD gene encoding urea ABC transporter ATP-binding protein UrtD codes for MNNKYMLTVEDVSKTYDGFKAITDLNFYLFEGELRTVIGPNGAGKSTFFDLITGRAKPDTGKIEFGMDTDLTKMNEYEINRLGIGRKFQTPSVFTEHTVYNNIVLSLVGSRGVFASIFKRLSSTERDRIDELLKLVRLDGKRDWKAGMLAHGEKQWLEIGMLLAQDPKVLLVDEPAAGMTDEETHRTGELLISLAGKHSIIVIEHDMTFVKQIARDGMVTVLHQGSVLCEGKFDAVQSNPKVREVYLGRGKSGGK; via the coding sequence ATGAATAACAAATACATGCTCACGGTTGAGGACGTCTCCAAAACCTACGACGGGTTCAAGGCCATCACCGACCTCAATTTTTATCTCTTCGAGGGCGAGTTGCGCACCGTCATCGGCCCGAATGGCGCCGGTAAATCCACCTTCTTCGACCTCATCACCGGCCGCGCCAAACCCGACACCGGCAAGATCGAGTTCGGCATGGACACCGACCTCACCAAGATGAACGAGTACGAGATCAACCGTCTCGGCATCGGGCGAAAGTTTCAGACGCCCTCGGTCTTCACCGAGCACACGGTGTACAACAACATCGTGCTCTCGCTGGTGGGCTCGCGCGGCGTGTTCGCCTCGATTTTCAAGCGCCTGTCCTCCACCGAGCGCGACCGCATCGACGAGTTGCTCAAACTGGTCCGCCTCGATGGTAAACGCGATTGGAAGGCCGGCATGCTGGCCCACGGCGAGAAGCAGTGGCTGGAGATCGGCATGCTGCTCGCCCAGGACCCCAAGGTTCTCCTCGTGGACGAACCCGCCGCCGGCATGACCGACGAGGAAACCCACCGCACCGGCGAACTGCTCATCTCGCTCGCCGGCAAACACAGCATCATCGTCATCGAGCACGACATGACCTTCGTTAAACAAATCGCCCGCGACGGCATGGTGACGGTCCTTCACCAGGGCAGCGTGCTCTGCGAGGGCAAGTTCGACGCCGTCCAATCCAACCCCAAGGTCCGCGAGGTTTACCTCGGACGCGGCAAGAGCGGCGGAAAATAA
- the urtC gene encoding urea ABC transporter permease subunit UrtC, with protein sequence MPSLSKRHKIELIAVGVIALFFIVIFPLLNAQGVVSNFTINLWGKYLCYALLAISVDLLWGYTGLLSLGQALFFSLGGYMMGMYLMRMIGDLGQYKKPIPDFLVFLGWTELPEFWVPFASFPFAAAMMMVVPGLLALVFGFLAFRSRIKGVYFSILTQALTYGASLMFFRNDMLMGGNNGFTDFKFILGYDLRDAVTQRGLFIATAVTLLVVYAALRLLSYTKFGLVQRAIRDGENRVLFSGYATAHFKLFIFLVAALIAAVAGALYVPQVGIINPSEMTPDKSLEAVVWCAVGGRATLVGPIIGAISVNALKSWASRAAPDYWLVILGGLFVVVVLLLPGGIVSIPDRLKALWKRLFKKSSVPASDSTPSA encoded by the coding sequence ATGCCTTCCCTGTCCAAACGCCATAAAATCGAACTGATCGCCGTCGGGGTGATCGCGCTGTTTTTCATCGTGATCTTCCCGCTGCTCAACGCCCAGGGCGTGGTCAGCAACTTCACCATCAACCTGTGGGGGAAATACCTCTGCTACGCCCTCCTCGCCATTTCAGTGGACCTGCTTTGGGGCTACACCGGGCTGCTCAGCCTCGGCCAGGCGCTCTTCTTCAGTTTGGGCGGTTACATGATGGGCATGTACCTCATGCGCATGATCGGCGACCTCGGCCAATACAAGAAGCCGATCCCCGACTTCCTCGTGTTCCTCGGCTGGACCGAGCTGCCGGAATTCTGGGTGCCGTTCGCCAGTTTCCCCTTCGCTGCCGCGATGATGATGGTCGTCCCAGGCCTGTTGGCGCTGGTCTTCGGCTTTCTCGCCTTCCGCTCGCGAATTAAGGGCGTGTACTTCTCCATCCTCACCCAGGCGCTGACCTACGGCGCGTCGCTGATGTTTTTCCGCAACGACATGCTGATGGGCGGCAACAACGGGTTCACCGATTTTAAATTTATTCTTGGCTACGACCTGCGCGACGCCGTCACTCAGCGCGGGCTGTTCATCGCCACGGCCGTGACGCTGCTGGTGGTTTACGCGGCGCTGCGGCTGCTCAGTTACACCAAGTTTGGCCTCGTCCAGCGCGCCATCCGCGACGGAGAAAACCGCGTGCTGTTTAGCGGCTACGCCACCGCCCATTTTAAACTCTTCATTTTCCTCGTCGCCGCGCTCATCGCCGCAGTGGCTGGCGCGCTCTACGTGCCGCAGGTCGGCATCATTAACCCGTCCGAGATGACGCCCGACAAGTCGCTGGAGGCCGTGGTCTGGTGCGCGGTCGGCGGTCGCGCCACTTTGGTCGGCCCGATCATCGGCGCGATCAGCGTGAACGCGCTCAAGAGCTGGGCCTCGCGCGCAGCGCCCGACTACTGGCTGGTGATTCTGGGCGGGCTTTTCGTGGTCGTGGTGCTGCTGTTGCCCGGTGGCATCGTCAGCATCCCCGATCGCCTCAAGGCCCTTTGGAAACGCCTGTTTAAAAAGTCCTCCGTGCCCGCCTCCGATTCAACGCCCTCCGCCTAA
- the urtB gene encoding urea ABC transporter permease subunit UrtB: MREERLLLRSRSFFARPFFHFSVTVRIFTHFLFTLVLAGLASVTVQAAPTARATLVEAMLAETDARKIELISSLAGEADPVIEPVLKAWREDALFLYEPAEGAARIPILLVGEKDADDARAAQRVDTDAPLLDAAGKPLRLVSGDLTAVEHTSALRRAMKAVVDLLEVTSPDRKKRLQAVQTIGFGQDLTQLTGLQKRLKLEADPVVLRALREAIAVTRLKEPGSEGKLAVLAELKALHSLSSYDLIRTAMREAEAAGDAPVAEAAKSALWSIDNHKANVNFVGTLFRGLSLGSILLIVAIGLAITFGLMGVINMAHGEMIAVGAYTTYVVENVFGSGVTLPFFGFSLAIPGMNTTGALYQSYFLFALPLSFVAAALVGIGLERSIIRFLYRRPLESLLATWGVSLLLQQGLKLMFGSNNVQVSSPSYLSGNWTVNDIIFGWNRVFVIIFAGLIVFGVGLILTKTPLGLLIRSVMQNRAMASCMGVRTERVNMLTFGLGSGLAGLAGAFISQIGNVGPSLGQNYIVDCFMTVVVGGVGNLAGTIYSALGIGLVDQSLQQILLNPVLGKILVLGAIILFLQWRPSGLFVTRSRNLDD, translated from the coding sequence ATGCGGGAGGAGCGGCTCCTACTGAGGAGCCGCTCTTTTTTTGCCCGTCCCTTTTTCCATTTTTCCGTAACCGTGCGCATTTTCACCCACTTCCTTTTCACCCTGGTTCTCGCCGGGCTGGCCTCCGTCACAGTCCAGGCGGCGCCCACCGCGCGCGCCACCCTTGTCGAGGCCATGCTCGCCGAAACCGATGCGCGCAAAATTGAGCTGATCTCGTCGCTCGCCGGCGAAGCCGACCCGGTGATCGAGCCCGTGCTCAAAGCCTGGCGCGAGGACGCGTTGTTTCTCTACGAACCCGCCGAGGGCGCCGCGCGCATTCCCATTCTCCTGGTCGGCGAAAAAGACGCCGACGACGCTCGCGCCGCCCAGCGCGTCGATACCGATGCGCCGCTCCTCGATGCCGCCGGCAAGCCGCTGCGCCTGGTCTCCGGCGACCTAACCGCCGTGGAGCACACCTCCGCCTTACGCCGCGCCATGAAGGCCGTCGTCGACCTTCTGGAAGTCACCTCGCCTGATCGCAAAAAGCGCCTGCAGGCGGTTCAGACCATCGGCTTCGGCCAGGATTTGACGCAGCTGACCGGGTTGCAAAAACGCCTGAAACTGGAAGCCGATCCCGTGGTGTTGCGGGCGTTGCGCGAAGCGATTGCGGTGACCCGCCTCAAGGAGCCCGGCAGCGAGGGAAAACTCGCGGTGTTGGCCGAGCTCAAGGCGCTGCATTCACTTTCCAGCTACGACCTTATTCGCACCGCGATGCGCGAGGCCGAGGCGGCGGGCGATGCGCCGGTGGCCGAGGCGGCCAAATCGGCGCTGTGGTCGATCGATAACCACAAAGCCAACGTCAACTTCGTCGGCACACTGTTTCGCGGGCTCAGCTTGGGGAGCATTCTGCTGATCGTGGCGATCGGCCTGGCGATCACCTTCGGTTTGATGGGCGTGATCAATATGGCGCACGGCGAAATGATCGCGGTGGGCGCTTACACGACCTACGTGGTCGAAAATGTTTTCGGCTCCGGCGTCACCCTGCCGTTCTTCGGCTTCAGCCTGGCGATCCCCGGAATGAACACCACCGGCGCGCTGTATCAGTCCTATTTCTTGTTCGCCCTGCCGCTGAGTTTTGTCGCGGCGGCACTGGTCGGCATCGGTCTTGAGCGGAGCATCATTCGCTTCCTGTATCGTCGCCCGCTGGAAAGCCTGCTCGCCACCTGGGGCGTTTCGCTGCTCCTGCAACAGGGCTTAAAACTGATGTTCGGCTCCAACAACGTGCAGGTGAGTAGCCCGAGTTACCTGAGCGGAAACTGGACGGTCAACGACATCATCTTCGGCTGGAACCGCGTGTTCGTTATCATTTTCGCCGGCCTGATCGTCTTCGGCGTGGGCCTGATTTTGACCAAAACGCCACTCGGTTTGCTGATCCGCTCAGTGATGCAAAACCGCGCCATGGCCTCGTGTATGGGCGTGCGCACGGAGCGGGTTAACATGCTCACCTTCGGGTTGGGTAGCGGCTTGGCGGGGCTTGCCGGCGCGTTCATTAGCCAGATCGGCAACGTCGGTCCGTCGCTCGGCCAGAACTACATCGTCGATTGTTTTATGACTGTGGTGGTAGGCGGAGTGGGCAACTTGGCCGGCACGATCTACAGTGCGCTTGGCATCGGTCTGGTGGACCAGTCGCTCCAGCAGATCCTGCTCAATCCGGTGCTCGGCAAGATCCTCGTCCTCGGGGCGATCATCCTGTTCCTGCAGTGGCGCCCGTCCGGCCTGTTCGTTACCCGCAGCCGCAATCTCGATGACTAA
- the urtA gene encoding urea ABC transporter substrate-binding protein, giving the protein MLKVKQLVTAGALALGSLASSVHAADTVKVGVLHSLSGTMAISETSLRDVLLFTFDEINAKGGVLGKKIEPVVVDGASNWPLFAEKAKQLLEEDKVAVTFGCWTSVSRKSVLPVYEKNNGLLFYPVQYEGQEESKNVFYTAEAVNQQATPAIDYLLEQGYTKFYLIGTDYVYPQTTNLVLLEYLLSKKVPIENIGGGFKKDESGKIISAGKYTPFGHTDYQQIVSEIKQFSAGGKAAVVSTLNGDTNVPFFKEYAAAGLTAETAPVVSFSISEDEFRGLPAKQLVGQLGCWTYFQSVKSDANKAFVKNFQAWLKTTTVPGIVKEGRVTCSPMVLSYNGVYLWKAAVEKAGSFDVDAVRTALKSGLSFDGPGGKVTSQSNMHMTKNVFIGESKADGQFKILKEFKDVYGEPWLLGKFKAQ; this is encoded by the coding sequence ATGCTCAAAGTTAAACAGTTGGTAACCGCGGGCGCTTTGGCGCTGGGCTCCTTGGCGAGCTCCGTCCACGCGGCTGATACGGTCAAGGTTGGCGTTCTTCACTCCCTCTCTGGCACGATGGCGATCAGCGAAACCTCGCTGCGCGACGTCCTCCTGTTCACTTTCGACGAGATCAACGCCAAGGGTGGCGTTCTCGGCAAAAAGATCGAGCCAGTCGTCGTCGACGGTGCCTCCAACTGGCCCCTGTTCGCCGAAAAGGCCAAACAGCTCCTCGAGGAAGACAAGGTCGCCGTGACCTTCGGCTGCTGGACCTCCGTGTCCCGCAAGTCCGTCCTCCCCGTTTATGAAAAGAACAACGGTCTTCTCTTCTACCCCGTGCAATACGAGGGTCAGGAAGAGTCCAAGAACGTGTTCTACACTGCCGAGGCCGTTAACCAACAGGCCACTCCGGCCATCGATTATCTCCTCGAGCAGGGCTACACCAAGTTCTACCTGATCGGTACCGACTACGTGTATCCACAAACCACCAACCTCGTGCTGTTGGAATATCTCCTCAGCAAGAAGGTCCCGATCGAGAACATCGGCGGCGGTTTCAAGAAGGACGAGTCCGGCAAGATCATCTCCGCCGGTAAGTACACGCCCTTCGGCCATACCGACTACCAGCAGATCGTTTCCGAAATCAAACAGTTCTCCGCCGGTGGTAAGGCCGCTGTCGTTTCCACCCTCAACGGTGACACCAACGTGCCGTTCTTCAAAGAATACGCCGCTGCCGGTCTGACCGCTGAAACTGCTCCCGTGGTTTCCTTCTCGATCTCCGAGGATGAATTCCGCGGTCTGCCTGCCAAACAATTGGTCGGTCAGCTTGGTTGCTGGACCTACTTCCAGTCGGTCAAGAGCGATGCCAACAAGGCTTTCGTGAAAAACTTCCAGGCCTGGCTCAAGACCACCACGGTCCCCGGCATCGTCAAAGAAGGTCGCGTGACCTGCTCGCCGATGGTGCTCAGCTACAACGGTGTTTACCTTTGGAAAGCCGCTGTTGAAAAGGCTGGTTCCTTCGATGTCGACGCGGTCCGCACCGCCCTCAAGTCCGGCCTGTCCTTCGACGGTCCCGGCGGCAAAGTCACCAGCCAGTCCAACATGCACATGACCAAGAACGTGTTCATCGGTGAGAGCAAAGCCGACGGTCAGTTCAAGATCCTCAAGGAGTTCAAAGACGTTTACGGCGAGCCCTGGCTGCTCGGTAAGTTCAAGGCCCAGTAA
- a CDS encoding exopolysaccharide biosynthesis protein translates to MATNAAPEPSGERSASEQSCVPPLAAVPASSPAAEAAHVVEGDLTVAATCKLSHVLLHIIESFHERPVRLREVIALLQGRAYLLLMLLLSLPFLLPIPLPGLSFLLGTVIAVIALRLTLGQKPWLPNRLLDRELPPKFFPTLLTGASRVLRLLEVMLKPRQLWLTDSPLLVQLHAFIIFVAAFVLLLPLPPGTNFPPALCIILMAGGLLERDGRFILAGYFAFALNVVFFALFAIYGQRLVQWVVSVFNG, encoded by the coding sequence ATGGCAACAAACGCGGCACCTGAGCCCTCTGGCGAGCGCAGCGCCTCTGAGCAGAGCTGCGTTCCCCCGCTCGCGGCCGTGCCCGCGTCTTCGCCCGCGGCCGAGGCCGCGCACGTGGTCGAGGGCGACTTGACGGTGGCGGCGACGTGCAAACTCTCCCATGTGCTGCTGCACATCATCGAGTCCTTTCACGAGCGGCCCGTGCGCTTGCGCGAGGTCATCGCCTTGCTTCAGGGGCGCGCGTACCTGCTGCTGATGCTGCTGCTTTCGCTGCCGTTTTTACTGCCCATCCCGTTGCCCGGCCTGTCGTTTTTACTCGGTACGGTGATCGCGGTGATCGCGCTTCGGCTGACCTTGGGGCAAAAACCCTGGCTGCCCAACCGCCTGCTCGACCGCGAGCTGCCGCCGAAGTTTTTCCCCACGCTGCTGACGGGGGCCAGTCGTGTGCTGCGCCTGCTCGAGGTGATGCTCAAGCCGCGCCAGCTCTGGCTGACGGACTCGCCGCTGCTGGTGCAATTGCACGCCTTCATTATTTTTGTGGCGGCCTTTGTGTTGCTGCTGCCGTTGCCGCCGGGGACCAACTTCCCGCCGGCCTTGTGCATCATTTTGATGGCGGGCGGGCTGCTGGAACGCGACGGGCGGTTCATCCTCGCGGGCTATTTCGCCTTTGCCCTCAACGTGGTGTTTTTCGCCCTGTTCGCGATCTATGGTCAGCGCCTCGTTCAGTGGGTCGTCAGTGTGTTCAACGGCTGA